A window from Macaca thibetana thibetana isolate TM-01 chromosome 7, ASM2454274v1, whole genome shotgun sequence encodes these proteins:
- the ZFP36L1 gene encoding mRNA decay activator protein ZFP36L1, with translation MTTTLVSATIFDLSEVLCKGNKMLNYSAPSAGGCLLDRKAVGTPAGGGFPRRHSVTLPSSKFHQNQLLSSLKGEPAPALSSRDSRFRDRSFSEGGERLLPTQKQPGSGQVNSSRYKTELCRPFEENGACKYGDKCQFAHGIHELRSLTRHPKYKTELCRTFHTIGFCPYGPRCHFIHNAEERRALAGARDLSADRPRLQHSFSFAGFPSAAATAAATGLLDSPTSITPPPILSADDLLGSPTLPDGTNNPFAFSSQELASLFAPSMGLPGGGSPTTFLFRPMSESPHMFDSPPSPQDSLSDQEGYLSSSSSSHSGSDSPTLDNSRRLPIFSRLSISDD, from the coding sequence gGTAACAAGATGCTCAACTACAGTGCTCCCAGTGCAGGGGGTTGCCTGCTGGACAGAAAGGCAGTGGGCACCCCTGCTGGTGGGGGCTTCCCTCGGAGGCACTCAGTCACCCTGCCCAGCTCCAAGTTCCACCAGAACCAGCTCCTCAGCAGCCTCAAGGGTGAGCCAGCCCCCGCTCTGAGCTCGCGAGACAGCCGCTTCCGAGACCGCTCCTTCTCGGAAGGGGGCGAGCGGCTGCTGCCCACCCAGAAGCAGCCCGGGAGCGGCCAGGTCAACTCCAGCCGCTACAAGACGGAGCTGTGCCGCCCCTTTGAGGAAAACGGTGCCTGTAAGTACGGGGACAAGTGCCAGTTCGCACACGGCATCCACGAGCTCCGCAGCCTGACCCGCCACCCCAAGTACAAGACGGAGCTGTGCCGCACCTTCCACACCATCGGCTTTTGCCCCTATGGGCCCCGCTGTCACTTCATCCACAACGCCGAGGAGCGCCGTGCCCTGGCCGGGGCCCGGGACCTCTCCGCTGACCGTCCCCGCCTCCAGCATAGCTTTAGCTTTGCTGGGTTTCCCAGTGCCGCTGCCACCGCCGCTGCCACCGGGCTGCTGGACAGCCCCACGTCCATCACCCCACCCCCTATTCTGAGTGCCgatgacctcctgggctcacctACCCTGCCCGATGGCACCAATAACCCTTTTGCCTTCTCCAGCCAGGAGCTGGCAAGCCTCTTTGCCCCTAGCATGGGGCTGCCCGGGGGTGGCTCCCCAACCACCTTCCTCTTCCGGCCCATGTCCGAGTCCCCTCACATGTTTGACTCTCCCCCCAGCCCTCAGGATTCTCTCTCGGACCAGGAGGGCTACCTGAGCAGCTCCAGcagcagccacagtggctcagacTCCCCGACCTTGGACAACTCAAGACGCCTGCCCATCTTCAGCAGACTTTCCATCTCAGATGACTAA